The following coding sequences are from one Syngnathus acus chromosome 12, fSynAcu1.2, whole genome shotgun sequence window:
- the alpk2 gene encoding alpha-protein kinase 2 isoform X2, producing MDLTLIAADEQRQSPTVMPESQISQDSGYFSLLDQSEPPLPYLPGGLISHVSEICTDPIQIPDTRNLFRMESPTLESSSASGLSSKRRQTNYQRSLSDSSDTDSATGFMSDLYIFENDTRDFVLSAAAPQNRLFDNNHDASPIACCDSAKSGTHSPTTYKDWVTAESESGLKPPAEVTRITPRTPRSVSPIELWVDACQYLDKTDVLPTSASSDLSLEDIWGSGYSSDGIGWGRDDNKGWRPPVERWSSVESWASALSDWNVIGTPRQELTTAFSEIGAEIDALTEALADIKPNNETDGRMGVQDKPMGETIQEQSIQECFTFQPEIRDDVQSLEKSTTDNQFKPKEPAVNNFAHENQSLVPLGCDLNSLIPAWTPIEEMDLPQFVQFSGTEDKIVLKIVEDVDETEQPAELTTEQLSGDGWFKVTEDHSVSQPDPPPNQCKDPITGSTDIDCNGLGASEEDAMNPHVPVFNGGGHAAPDTLTDPGGASQGGCPNFIVPVAPLEVRSALEYRRSSLEGDQLRTFNNAHARTWTLWPLCHEVATDKEGHGLYKELSNLTVIPEKNHTVLDESHVSNTAKVSNQDAAAKSKPNHGASGKMAHKSEGKHRCKKDKSTVHHQSTTAPKKEENSAHLTIGRPKETLENSSCQRVEEKTLVADTAKSHSKKKKKHHHNASGAKTAAEPPVETELHAKAKSAKGRIEMFEAKMSTEHGKSHKDARDKKHLEVSKPSRGEHIHQNAEHKNTREPTNDDLFKKRRLSKDKFAKLLDSKESVSVSVKVAERQKMDVKAPSKKASSEVVKHTISTHKEEPKVTQPIQPASVSAEPQSLSLWCQFSAISGEHTITWKREGAVLAEVKRSAGDASRASLTIPNASHKDLGKYQCCLSSSQGSVTLDYVLTYEVLREIVIPPPPNITPVAVDVGSEVEDVQCSQLLFKDHFLSEQYFSENQSVSIVTEKAHFGEGMHRRAFRTRLRSGGVPLLLAGPSCVLKVHNSISYGTKNNDELECHVQNTAREYIKEYTDIAQSIDAFGDVPEIIPIYLVHRPSSDIPYATLEEELIGDFVKYSVKDGKEINLLRRDSEAGRKCCTFQHWVYQRTDGNLLVTDMQGVGMKLTDVGIATCKKGYKGFKGNCATSFIEQFKVLHQCNAYCEILGLTSLQPKVAKKTACTPRSKAQPSTGSKKKIFGPTLKAKS from the exons ATGGATCTGACGCTGATCGCCGCAGACGAACAAAGACAGTCACCAACTGTGATGCCTGAGTCTCAAATTAGTCAGGATTCTGgctatttttctcttttggaCCAATCGGAACCCCCGCTACCCTACCTACCTGGGGGGCTTATCTCACATGTTTCTGAGATTTGCACTGACCCCATTCAAATACCAGATACAAGAAACCTATTCAGGATGGAGTCGCCAACTCTGGAGAGTTCCAGCGCCTCTGGCCTCAGTTCCAAGCGCCGTCAGACCAACTATCAGAGGTCGTTGTCAGACAGCTCGGACACTGACTCAGCCACAGGCTTCATGTCGGACTTGTACATCTTTGAAAATGACACTCGGGACTTTGTCCTGAGTGCAGCTGCGCCGCAGAACAGACTATTTGATAATAATCATGACGCCTCTCCCATTGCGTGCTGTGATTCAGCCAAGAGCGGGACACACAGTCCCACCACGTATAAAGACTGGGTGACGGCAGAGTCTGAGTCAGGGCTAAAGCCACCTGCTGAGGTCACCCGGATCACTCCGCGAACACCGAGGAGCGTCAGTCCTATTGAGTTGTGGGTGGATGCCTGCCAGTATCTGGATAAGACGGATGTTTTACCTACTTCCGCTTCCAGCGACTTATCTTTGGAAGATATTTGGGGGTCGGGTTACAGCAGTGACGGGATTGGCTGGGGCAGAGATGACAACAAGGGTTGGAGGCCGCCAGTGGAGAGGTGGTCCTCAGTGGAGAGCTGGGCCAGCGCACTCTCTGACTGGAACGTCATCGGCACACCAAGGCAGGAGCTCACGACCGCTTTCTCAGAGATAGGAGCCGAGATAGACGCCTTGACTGAAGCGCTAGCCGACATTAAGCCCAATAACGAGACGGACGGAAGGATGGGAGTCCAGGATAAGCCAATGGGAGAAACCATCCAAGAGCAATCCATCCAGGAATGCTTCACTTTCCAACCAGAAATTAGAGATGATGTCCAATCTCTTGAAAAGTCAACAACTGACAATCAATTTAAACCAAAGGAACCTGCCGTAAACAACTTTGCACACGAGAACCAATCGCTGGTTCCACTTGGCTGTGACTTGAACAGCCTCATCCCTGCATGGACTCCCATTGAGGAAATGGACCTTCCTCAATTCGTCCAGTTTTCAGGGACAGAAGACAAGATCGTACTGAAGATAGTAGAGGACGTAGATGAGACTGAACAACCTGCTGAGCTGACAACTGAACAG TTGTCAGGAGATGGGTGGTTTAAGGTGACAGAGGATCACAGCGTCTCCCAGCCCGACCCTCCACCCAATCAGTGCAAAGATCCAATCACCGGTTCAACAGATATTGACTGTAATGGACTCGGAGCTTCTGAGGAAGACGCAATGAACCCGCATGTGCCAGTGTTTAATGGTGGCGGGCATGCGGCACCTGACACTCTGACAGACCCCGGTGGAGCAAGCCAGGGTGGGTGTCCCAACTTTATTGTGCCCGTTGCTCCTCTTGAGGTCAGGTCTGCCCTGGAGTATCGCAGGAGTAGTTTGGAAGGAGATCAATTGAGGACTTTCAATAATGCCCATGCTCGAACGTGGACTCTTTGGCCGCTATGCCACGAGGTGGCGACAGACAAGGAGGGTCACGGACTCTATAAAGAACTTTCCAACTTGACAGTTATCCCGGAGAAGAACCACACCGTTCTCGATGAGTCGCATGTTTCCAACACAGCAAAAGTAAGCAACCAAGACGCTGCGGCTAAATCAAAACCGAATCATGGGGCATCAGGAAAGATGGCCCATAAGAGCGAGGGCAAACACCGCTGCAAGAAGGACAAATCCACCGTCCATCATCAGAGCACTACTGCTCCCAAGAAAGAGGAGAACTCAGCTCACCTCACAATCGGCAGACCAAAAGAAACCCTTGAAAATTCAAGTTGTCAGCGTGTCGAAGAGAAGACGTTGGTTGCCGACACTGCCAAGTCGCacagcaagaagaaaaagaaacaccaCCACAATGCGAGCGGAGCGAAGACTGCAGCAGAGCCTCCGGTCGAGACGGAGCTTCACGCAAAAGCGAAGAGTGCTAAAGGACGGATTGAAATGTTCGAGGCCAAGATGAGCACCGAACACGGCAAATCACACAAGGACGCAAGGGATAAGAAGCACCTAGAAGTTTCGAAACCCTCCCGGGGAGAACACATTCACCAAAACGCAGAACACAAAAATACCCGCGAACCGACTAATGATGATCTCTTTAAAAAGCGTCGCCTGTCCAAGGACAAATTTGCAAAGCTTTTGGACTCAAAGGAGAGTGTTTCTGTTTCGGTGAAGGTGGCTGAGAGACAGAAGATGGATGTCAAAGCGCCAAGCAAGAAGGCATCCAGCGAGGTGGTCAAACACACCATAAGTACACACAAGGAAG AGCCGAAGGTGACACAACCTATCCAGCCGGCGTCCGTGAGCGCCGAACCACAAAGTCTGAGTCTGTGGTGTCAGTTTAGTGCCATCTCGGGCGAGCACACCATCACTTGGAAGCGAGAAGGTGCTGTCCTTGCGGAAGTCAAGCGAAG TGCAGGGGACGCGAGTCGTGCATCCTTGACCATCCCCAACGCCTCCCACAAAGACCTGGGCAAGTACCAGTGCTGTCTTAGCAGTTCGCAAGGCTCCGTCACGCTCGACTACGTGCTCACTTATGAAG TGCTCCGTGAGATTGTAATCCCGCCGCCGCCAAACATCACAC CCGTCGCCGTTGATGTGGGCTCAGAGGTGGAGGACGTCCAGTGTTCCCAGCTGCTCTTCAAAGACCACTTCCTTTCTGAGCAGTACTTCAGCGAGAACCAGTCCGTCAGCATAGTCACAGAGAAAGCCCACTTTGGGGAGGGCATGCACCGGCGGGCGTTTCGCACCAGGCTGCGCAGCGGTGGGGTGCCCCTCCTGCTGGCAGGACCCTCATGCGTGCTGAAGGTGCACAACTCCATCAGCTACGGGACCAAGAACAATGACGAGCTG GAGTGTCACGTTCAGAACACGGCCCGAGAGTACATCAAAGAGTACACCGACATCGCCCAGTCCATCGACGCCTTCGGAGATGTCCCGGA GATCATTCCCATCTACCTGGTTCACCGGCCGTCCAGCGACATCCCCTACGCCACACTTGAGGAGGAGCTGATAGGCGACTTCGTCAAGTATTCGGTGAAAGACGGAAAAGAGATCAACCTGTTGAGGCGGGACTCGGAAGCCGGACGCAAGTGTTGCACCTTCCAGCATTGGGTTTACCAACGGACAGATGGAAACCTGCTTGTTACTGATATGCAAG GGGTCGGAATGAAACTCACTGATGTTGGAATAGCCACCTGCAAGAAAGG CTACAAGGGCTTCAAGGGCAACTGCGCCACTTCGTTCATCGAGCAGTTCAAAGTTCTGCACCAGTGCAACGCGTACTGCGAGATCCTTGGCCTGACCTCCCTGCAACCCAAAGTGGCCAAAAAAACAGCCTGCACTCCCAGAAGCAAAGCACAGCCTTCAACAGgatccaaaaagaaaatatttgggcCCACTTTGAAGGCCAAGTCTTAA
- the oacyl gene encoding O-acyltransferase like protein — MALGWMSLFLLAGLSILIKTTRSLTVSEKCTMDTNTFLWEINQDKPKEYAVLMYDAFGKQASNVEGGNANRPGLLQQCHSAHSPSFSGQYCQVFLKQGTIQYFVGICVPDSCDEEEVETLVLYDTFKMGHISLVPPLPSILVNESTQEMFMTHCLSDTVAPDASDVACLFICCAMLAIPLAATLFSATVRWHQNQAVMPTTESACLNTGLNQYGTLKTNGSLGSEVNGSTTEAYNDTRGGSSCFPKSCIYQCLQAFSLQTTSRGIFSSSSGFPEGGYSSLNGIRILSLLWIMCGHSAQFPVINNLDNYKDWKKTVERSPLYVFSLSGPVFMAVDTFLLLGGLLSARSLLGSIQRAEDKLSFGLVMVYLFRRFKRIQPLHIFVMCFTVGLISVVHWGPYWFPFIDNLMDCKTYWWGNLLLISNLLPVHEICVPWTWYLSLDFQCYATTPILVYLFRLNRGVFAAVAGGLVLMTMLASSIVTALLQLPVFQPSTLTSENYVLYYYVKPHTRYGPFLIGILTGIYLTTKKSQVLKHKWQAVLGWFCCLSVLAALIGLAYALQGIPAHPSVPHALYQGLHRPMWALAIAWIILACEEGYGGFINSLLSLSLWGPLANISFACYLIHPVFILVYIGLQETPIHYTDVNFMYLFLGNVVLTLGTSVVLTVLVEKPYVLLNWNRKAGPVQH; from the exons ATGGCCCTTGGTTGGATGAGCTTGTTTCTTCTAGCAGGTTTAAGTATACTCATAAAGACAACACGGTCGTTGACCGTGTCCGAAAAATGCACAATGGACACCAATACTTTCCTATGGGAAATAAACCAGGACAAGCCTAAGGAATATGCTGTTCTCA TGTATGATGCCTTTGGGAAACAGGCTAGCAATGTTGAAGGAGGTAATGCCAACCGGCCTGGCCTGCTGCAGCAGTGTCACTCTGCCCACAGTCCTTCCTTCTCAGGACAGTACTGCCAAGTGTTCCTCAAGCAG GGAACCATTCAGTATTTTGTGGGTATCTGTGTCCCAGACTCTTGTGATGAAGAGGAAGTAGAAACATTGGTGCTGTACG ATACATTTAAGATGGGACACATATCCCTTGTACCTCCATTACCTTCTATTCTGGTTAATGAGTCCACTCAGGAGATGTTTATGACTCACTGCTTGTCGGACACTGTTGCCCCTGATGCATCGGATGTCGCATGCCT GTTTATATGTTGTGCAATGCTAGCGATTCCCCTTGCCGCCACGCTGTTCTCAGCAACAGTGAGGTGGCACCAGAACCAGGCGGTGATGCCAACTACAGAGTCCGCCTGTTTAAACACGGGCCTCAACCAGTACGGGACCCTGAAGACCAATGGTTCGTTGGGTAGCGAAGTAAATGGTAGCACAACAGAGGCATATA ACGATACCAGAGGTGGATCTTCATGTTTTCCCAAAAGCTGCATATATCAGTGCCTACAGGCCTTCTCCCTTCAGACGACCAGCAGGGGTATCTTCAGCAGTTCCTCAGGTTTCCCCGAAGGCGGCTACTCTTCCTTGAATGGCATCCGCATTCTGAGCCTGTTATGGATCATGTGCGGACATTCTGCACAGTTCCCCGTGATAAACAACCTAG ACAACTACAAAGACTGGAAGAAAACCGTAGAAAGAAGCCCTCTGTATGTGTTTTCTCTCAGTGGACCAGTTTTTATGGCCGTTGACACCTTCCTCTTGCTAGG ggGTCTACTTAGCGCCAGGTCTCTTCTTGGCTCCATCCAAAGAGCAGAAGACAAGCTGAGTTTTGGTCTCGTGATGGTTTACCTCTTCAGGAGGTTCAAAAG GATCCAGCCGCTGCATATCTTCGTGATGTGTTTCACCGTTGGCCTTATCTCTGTGGTGCACTGGGGTCCTTACTGGTTTCCATTCATAGACAACTTGATGGATTGTAAGACTTACTGGTGGGGCAACTTGCTGCTGATTAGTAATCTGCTCCCAGTCCATGAGATA TGTGTTCCTTGGACGTGGTACCTCTCTTTGGACTTCCAGTGTTACGCCACCACTCCCATACTGGTCTATCTCTTCAGATT GAATAGAGGTGTCTTTGCAGCCGTGGCAGGAGGCCTTGTGTTGATGACCATGTTAGCGAGTTCAATCGTCACGGCACTTCTACAGCTGCCCGTCTTCCAGCCATCTACGCT gACATCAGAGAATTATGTCTTGTATTATTATGTGAAGCCTCACACCAGATATGGACCATTTTTAATAGGAATCTTAACTGGAATATACCTAACGACTAAAAAAAGCCAAGTCTTAAAGCATAAG TGGCAGGCGGTGTTGGGTTGGTTCTGTTGTCTGTCAGTTTTGGCGGCATTGATAGGATTGGCCTACGCCCTCCAGGGGATCCCAGCGCACCCTTCCGTGCCACATGCGCTCTACCAGGGACTGCACAGGCCAATGTGGGCCCTAGCGATTGCCTGGATCATCCTGGCCTGTGAGGAAGGCTATGGAG GGTTTATCAATAGCCTCTTGTCATTGTCTCTGTGGGGTCCTCTGGCCAACATCAGTTTCGCCTGCTACCTGATCCATCCCGTCTTCATCCTGGTCTACATTGGACTACAGGAGACGCCCATCCACTACACAGATGTCAACTTT ATGTACCTGTTCCTCGGCAACGTGGTGCTCACACTCGGGACGAGCGTGGTCTTAACAGTCCTGGTTGAGAAACCCTATGTCCTCCTCAACTGGAATCGTAAAGCTGGCCCAGTACAACACTGA
- the alpk2 gene encoding alpha-protein kinase 2 isoform X1, translating to MDLTLIAADEQRQSPTVMPESQISQDSGYFSLLDQSEPPLPYLPGGLISHVSEICTDPIQIPDTRNLFRMESPTLESSSASGLSSKRRQTNYQRSLSDSSDTDSATGFMSDLYIFENDTRDFVLSAAAPQNRLFDNNHDASPIACCDSAKSGTHSPTTYKDWVTAESESGLKPPAEVTRITPRTPRSVSPIELWVDACQYLDKTDVLPTSASSDLSLEDIWGSGYSSDGIGWGRDDNKGWRPPVERWSSVESWASALSDWNVIGTPRQELTTAFSEIGAEIDALTEALADIKPNNETDGRMGVQDKPMGETIQEQSIQECFTFQPEIRDDVQSLEKSTTDNQFKPKEPAVNNFAHENQSLVPLGCDLNSLIPAWTPIEEMDLPQFVQFSGTEDKIVLKIVEDVDETEQPAELTTEQLSGDGWFKVTEDHSVSQPDPPPNQCKDPITGSTDIDCNGLGASEEDAMNPHVPVFNGGGHAAPDTLTDPGGASQGGCPNFIVPVAPLEVRSALEYRRSSLEGDQLRTFNNAHARTWTLWPLCHEVATDKEGHGLYKELSNLTVIPEKNHTVLDESHVSNTAKVSNQDAAAKSKPNHGASGKMAHKSEGKHRCKKDKSTVHHQSTTAPKKEENSAHLTIGRPKETLENSSCQRVEEKTLVADTAKSHSKKKKKHHHNASGAKTAAEPPVETELHAKAKSAKGRIEMFEAKMSTEHGKSHKDARDKKHLEVSKPSRGEHIHQNAEHKNTREPTNDDLFKKRRLSKDKFAKLLDSKESVSVSVKVAERQKMDVKAPSKKASSEVVKHTISTHKEEPKVTQPIQPASVSAEPQSLSLWCQFSAISGEHTITWKREGAVLAEVKRSAGDASRASLTIPNASHKDLGKYQCCLSSSQGSVTLDYVLTYEVLREIVIPPPPNITPVAVDVGSEVEDVQCSQLLFKDHFLSEQYFSENQSVSIVTEKAHFGEGMHRRAFRTRLRSGGVPLLLAGPSCVLKVHNSISYGTKNNDELVQRNYTLAVEECHVQNTAREYIKEYTDIAQSIDAFGDVPEIIPIYLVHRPSSDIPYATLEEELIGDFVKYSVKDGKEINLLRRDSEAGRKCCTFQHWVYQRTDGNLLVTDMQGVGMKLTDVGIATCKKGYKGFKGNCATSFIEQFKVLHQCNAYCEILGLTSLQPKVAKKTACTPRSKAQPSTGSKKKIFGPTLKAKS from the exons ATGGATCTGACGCTGATCGCCGCAGACGAACAAAGACAGTCACCAACTGTGATGCCTGAGTCTCAAATTAGTCAGGATTCTGgctatttttctcttttggaCCAATCGGAACCCCCGCTACCCTACCTACCTGGGGGGCTTATCTCACATGTTTCTGAGATTTGCACTGACCCCATTCAAATACCAGATACAAGAAACCTATTCAGGATGGAGTCGCCAACTCTGGAGAGTTCCAGCGCCTCTGGCCTCAGTTCCAAGCGCCGTCAGACCAACTATCAGAGGTCGTTGTCAGACAGCTCGGACACTGACTCAGCCACAGGCTTCATGTCGGACTTGTACATCTTTGAAAATGACACTCGGGACTTTGTCCTGAGTGCAGCTGCGCCGCAGAACAGACTATTTGATAATAATCATGACGCCTCTCCCATTGCGTGCTGTGATTCAGCCAAGAGCGGGACACACAGTCCCACCACGTATAAAGACTGGGTGACGGCAGAGTCTGAGTCAGGGCTAAAGCCACCTGCTGAGGTCACCCGGATCACTCCGCGAACACCGAGGAGCGTCAGTCCTATTGAGTTGTGGGTGGATGCCTGCCAGTATCTGGATAAGACGGATGTTTTACCTACTTCCGCTTCCAGCGACTTATCTTTGGAAGATATTTGGGGGTCGGGTTACAGCAGTGACGGGATTGGCTGGGGCAGAGATGACAACAAGGGTTGGAGGCCGCCAGTGGAGAGGTGGTCCTCAGTGGAGAGCTGGGCCAGCGCACTCTCTGACTGGAACGTCATCGGCACACCAAGGCAGGAGCTCACGACCGCTTTCTCAGAGATAGGAGCCGAGATAGACGCCTTGACTGAAGCGCTAGCCGACATTAAGCCCAATAACGAGACGGACGGAAGGATGGGAGTCCAGGATAAGCCAATGGGAGAAACCATCCAAGAGCAATCCATCCAGGAATGCTTCACTTTCCAACCAGAAATTAGAGATGATGTCCAATCTCTTGAAAAGTCAACAACTGACAATCAATTTAAACCAAAGGAACCTGCCGTAAACAACTTTGCACACGAGAACCAATCGCTGGTTCCACTTGGCTGTGACTTGAACAGCCTCATCCCTGCATGGACTCCCATTGAGGAAATGGACCTTCCTCAATTCGTCCAGTTTTCAGGGACAGAAGACAAGATCGTACTGAAGATAGTAGAGGACGTAGATGAGACTGAACAACCTGCTGAGCTGACAACTGAACAG TTGTCAGGAGATGGGTGGTTTAAGGTGACAGAGGATCACAGCGTCTCCCAGCCCGACCCTCCACCCAATCAGTGCAAAGATCCAATCACCGGTTCAACAGATATTGACTGTAATGGACTCGGAGCTTCTGAGGAAGACGCAATGAACCCGCATGTGCCAGTGTTTAATGGTGGCGGGCATGCGGCACCTGACACTCTGACAGACCCCGGTGGAGCAAGCCAGGGTGGGTGTCCCAACTTTATTGTGCCCGTTGCTCCTCTTGAGGTCAGGTCTGCCCTGGAGTATCGCAGGAGTAGTTTGGAAGGAGATCAATTGAGGACTTTCAATAATGCCCATGCTCGAACGTGGACTCTTTGGCCGCTATGCCACGAGGTGGCGACAGACAAGGAGGGTCACGGACTCTATAAAGAACTTTCCAACTTGACAGTTATCCCGGAGAAGAACCACACCGTTCTCGATGAGTCGCATGTTTCCAACACAGCAAAAGTAAGCAACCAAGACGCTGCGGCTAAATCAAAACCGAATCATGGGGCATCAGGAAAGATGGCCCATAAGAGCGAGGGCAAACACCGCTGCAAGAAGGACAAATCCACCGTCCATCATCAGAGCACTACTGCTCCCAAGAAAGAGGAGAACTCAGCTCACCTCACAATCGGCAGACCAAAAGAAACCCTTGAAAATTCAAGTTGTCAGCGTGTCGAAGAGAAGACGTTGGTTGCCGACACTGCCAAGTCGCacagcaagaagaaaaagaaacaccaCCACAATGCGAGCGGAGCGAAGACTGCAGCAGAGCCTCCGGTCGAGACGGAGCTTCACGCAAAAGCGAAGAGTGCTAAAGGACGGATTGAAATGTTCGAGGCCAAGATGAGCACCGAACACGGCAAATCACACAAGGACGCAAGGGATAAGAAGCACCTAGAAGTTTCGAAACCCTCCCGGGGAGAACACATTCACCAAAACGCAGAACACAAAAATACCCGCGAACCGACTAATGATGATCTCTTTAAAAAGCGTCGCCTGTCCAAGGACAAATTTGCAAAGCTTTTGGACTCAAAGGAGAGTGTTTCTGTTTCGGTGAAGGTGGCTGAGAGACAGAAGATGGATGTCAAAGCGCCAAGCAAGAAGGCATCCAGCGAGGTGGTCAAACACACCATAAGTACACACAAGGAAG AGCCGAAGGTGACACAACCTATCCAGCCGGCGTCCGTGAGCGCCGAACCACAAAGTCTGAGTCTGTGGTGTCAGTTTAGTGCCATCTCGGGCGAGCACACCATCACTTGGAAGCGAGAAGGTGCTGTCCTTGCGGAAGTCAAGCGAAG TGCAGGGGACGCGAGTCGTGCATCCTTGACCATCCCCAACGCCTCCCACAAAGACCTGGGCAAGTACCAGTGCTGTCTTAGCAGTTCGCAAGGCTCCGTCACGCTCGACTACGTGCTCACTTATGAAG TGCTCCGTGAGATTGTAATCCCGCCGCCGCCAAACATCACAC CCGTCGCCGTTGATGTGGGCTCAGAGGTGGAGGACGTCCAGTGTTCCCAGCTGCTCTTCAAAGACCACTTCCTTTCTGAGCAGTACTTCAGCGAGAACCAGTCCGTCAGCATAGTCACAGAGAAAGCCCACTTTGGGGAGGGCATGCACCGGCGGGCGTTTCGCACCAGGCTGCGCAGCGGTGGGGTGCCCCTCCTGCTGGCAGGACCCTCATGCGTGCTGAAGGTGCACAACTCCATCAGCTACGGGACCAAGAACAATGACGAGCTGGTTCAAAGGAATTACACTTTGGCTGTTGAA GAGTGTCACGTTCAGAACACGGCCCGAGAGTACATCAAAGAGTACACCGACATCGCCCAGTCCATCGACGCCTTCGGAGATGTCCCGGA GATCATTCCCATCTACCTGGTTCACCGGCCGTCCAGCGACATCCCCTACGCCACACTTGAGGAGGAGCTGATAGGCGACTTCGTCAAGTATTCGGTGAAAGACGGAAAAGAGATCAACCTGTTGAGGCGGGACTCGGAAGCCGGACGCAAGTGTTGCACCTTCCAGCATTGGGTTTACCAACGGACAGATGGAAACCTGCTTGTTACTGATATGCAAG GGGTCGGAATGAAACTCACTGATGTTGGAATAGCCACCTGCAAGAAAGG CTACAAGGGCTTCAAGGGCAACTGCGCCACTTCGTTCATCGAGCAGTTCAAAGTTCTGCACCAGTGCAACGCGTACTGCGAGATCCTTGGCCTGACCTCCCTGCAACCCAAAGTGGCCAAAAAAACAGCCTGCACTCCCAGAAGCAAAGCACAGCCTTCAACAGgatccaaaaagaaaatatttgggcCCACTTTGAAGGCCAAGTCTTAA